The Salegentibacter mishustinae genomic interval TTTTCATTCAAAATAAGCCTTCCTCGAGAACTAGAAAAAGGATATAACTTTTTTGATATTTAATTAACAAATAAGAGCGGCCATTTAGGCCGCTCTTTAATTCTTCTTTTTCAATAGCAATTTATTTCCCTGGCAATACTACTGTATCTATAACATGAATAACTCCATTTGACTGGTTGACATCTGCTGTAGTTACTGTAGCTACATTACCTGAAGCATCTTTAAGCTTTACTTTGCCATCTTCCATCATGGCATAAAGTTTTCCACCTTGCACGGTTTCAAAAGTAGCTTTTCCATCACCTTCTTCAATTGCGGCAACAACATCTTTTGCTCCAAAATCACCTGCAATTACGTGGTAAGTAAGCACAGCTTGCAATTGTTCTTTATTCTCTGGCTTTAAAAGGCTTTCTACGGTTCCTGCTGGCAGTTTTTCGAAAGCTGCGTTAGTTGGTGCAAATACTGTAAAAGGACCTTCACTTTGAAGAGTTTCAACTAAACCCGCAGCTTTCACTGCAGCTACCAAAGTGGTGTGATCATTAGATTGCGAGGCATTTTCTACAATGTTTTTGTTAGGATACATTTCTGCACCACCAACCATAGTAGATCCGTTCTGGGCCATTAAAGTCCCGCCAATGAATAGGAAACAAAAAATTCCTAATAGTTTTAAATTTCTCATAACAATAATTTTTAAATGGTTTATTAAATAAACGAGATTAAGGCTGCTTCGGTTTTAATTATTATTCGATTTAGCATTTACTTAGCTACTCGTATATTTTAATTTTTGTCTAATTTAATTTTAATTATGTTAAACAGTATTTAAAAATATCCAATTAGGATAGATTTAACATCAAGAGGATCAGAATTAAAAATAGGATTGCAAGAATCATCTTAATTACTTAATTTAGTGACAGATGCTAAAGAAAAAGAAAATGAAGTTGAATTTAAACTTGCCCCGCACTAATCTAGAAGTGCAGTTGCATAAGTCTCGCGAAAAAAGAATTTCTACTGAAAAAATTTTAAAACAAGTACAGGAGATATTTGAAAATGAAGCAAGAAAGGAAGATGAAATTCTTAATGAAATTCATCACGGAGATGCCGGAATTAATAATTTTAACCTGGATCTATTAGAAAGCAATAGAATTTTTCACCTCTCAGATATTGAAAAGCTCTGTATTGATTATCGCCTGCGTTTCTTAGACAGTACTTATTTTAAAGGGGAAATTCCTTACGAAGCCCTCTGTAAAATTAAAGCCCTGGAAAAGGAACAACAAAAATCTTTAAAAGGGTTTAAAATCGTTGCGCCTTCTAAACTTTTTAAACTTGAAAATGCCGATGACCCTTTACTTTTCGCTCCTATGGGGAACGATTATTTTTACCTAATTCACAAATGGGGTAATGATTTGCATCCTTTAAGAAAGTTAATGATGTGGCCATTTAAGCATTTAGAAAATTTTATTGCTTTGCTGCTGGTTCTTAGCTTTCTAGTTGCTCTATTAATTCCCGACGGACTTTTCTCACCACAACAAACCACCACGCAGTTTTTAATGATTTTTTTCTTTGCATTCAAATGGGTTGCCGGCCTTTCTATTTTCTACGGATTTAAAAAAGGAAAGAATTTTAGTTCGGCTATTTGGCGAAGCAAATACTATAATGCCTAGAACGTTAAACTCTGTATAAAATGGCCATTAAGCTATATTATACTTCGTATTTTAGATAGTGCTAAAAACTATACATTATGAGTTCAGACGAATCTTACGAGCGTGTTTATACGGGTTCTGATACCAACGTTCAATACCTACAGGAACTTTTTGGTAAAGCAGGAATTTCCTCCCGCGTTAGAAACGATTTTGATTCAGGATTACGCGCCGGATTTGGCGGTGGTCTACCGGGACAGGTTCAGCTGTTTGTGGTAAAAAATCATTACGATGAAGCCTTAAAAATCGCAAAAACAACCTTCCCAAAAGATTATAAAGATGAGTAACCTCAAAGGAGGAAAACGTAACAAATGGTATTTAATACTGGGAATTATTTTTCTTGTATACGGTACCTACCGGCTCTACACCCACTTAACTGCAGAAAAAACCGATAACTTTGGATCTGTTTTGGCAGTAGGTTTTATTGTCTTTGGGATCTATGATCTATTTAGATACTTTAGAAAAGTCTAGAAAATAAAATGCATTAAACATATAAAAATAAAGAAAGGTCATTCTATAAAAGAAATGACCTTTTTTTATTGAAGTTCAGTTATTATTACCAGCTTATCACGGCACTAGCCCACGTAAATCCGCTACCAAATGCGGCTAATACCACAACATCTTCATCTTTAATCTTTCCTTTCTCCCAGGCTTCGCATAAAGCAATAGGAATAGACGCTGCAGTAGTGTTTCCATATTTCTGAATATTGTTAAAAATCTGGTCGTCACTTAATCCAAATTTTTGCTGCACAAATTGTGAAATTCTTAAATTGGCTTGATGCGGAATCAACATATCAATATCCTTAACTTCAAGTCCGTTGGCTTTTAAGCCTTCCATGATTACTTCAGAAAAACGCTGAATCGCATTTTTAAAAACAAATTGACCATTCATATAAGGATAATAAGGAATATCATCTCCCTGCGGGTTTTCAGCAATAATTTCAGGAACCCAGTGCTCTGTACTTGGTCCTTTTAGAGAAAGTTCTAAAGCGTGTTTTCCTTCAGAATGTAAATGAGTAGATAGAATTCCCTCACCATTATGATCGCTTCTTGTTAAAACCACTGCTCCTGCCCCATCACCAAAAATAACCGAAACCGAACGCCCACGGCTCGTAAAATCAAGTCCGCCACTGTGATTCTCACTACCAATAACCAGTACATTTTTATACATCCCGGTTTTTATAAATTGATCGGCAGTAGAAAGGCCGTAGATAAATCCGCTGCATTGGTTTCTAACATCCAAAGCAGGACAGGTATTTATATCTAACATTTCCTGAACCTGCACTCCGCAACCAGGAAAATAATAATCTGGACTAAGGGTTGCAAAAACGATCAGGTCAATATCATCTTTATCAATTTTAGCGCGCTCAATAGCAATTTTGGCAGCTTTCACACCCATAATAGCGGTAGAATTACCATCTCCTTTTTTAATGTGCCGCCTTTCTTTGATACCGGTTCTCTCCTGAATCCATTCATCGCTGGTATCCATTATTTTGGCCAAATCATCATTAGTAACAACATTCTCTGGCACATAACTCCCAACTCCGGCTATTTTAGATTGATACATATTCTATTGTTTAGTATATTTAGACCTTATTCAATTTAAATTTAAGCATTTAATAAAAAACGGGGTCGCAATATAGTAAAGATTAACATTACTGCGATTATAGCCCCTTTTTATTTTCATTTCCAAAAACCACATTATTATGAGAAAAATTTTTTTAAGTCTTTTCAGTTTAATGCTGAGTTTTCCTGCTCTCTTTGCACAGGAAGATCTAACCTACCAAAAACCACCCGAGGAAATCCTTGAACTGGTAGATGTACCACTAGCTCCTTCTACAATTTTAGATAGCGATGGTGAAATGATGGTATTCCTATATCGCGACCAATACAAATCTATTGCTGAACTTAGTGAAGAAGAACTAAGACTTGGCGGATTAAGAATTAACCCGGTAACAAACATTAGTAGTCGCGCCAGGTATTATAATAACCTGGAGGTTAAACCTATTGATGCCGAAACTCCAACCCAGGTAAAAGGTTTACCCGAAAATGCCCGCCTGGCAAATTTTAACTGGTCTCCAGATGAAACAAAAATAGCTTTTACCCATACTACAAATAACGGGGTAGAGCTTTGGGTTATGGATTTGGAAAATGGCCAGGCCAAAAAGTTGACCGAAGCCAAGCTTAACGCGAATATGCGCGATGTGATTAACTGGTTTAAAGATAATTCATCGGTATTAGTTAAAATGCTTCCTGAAGATCGTAAAGCTCTAATCAATACCGAAACTGCTATTCCTACAGGACCTACAGTTTCAGTAAGTGATGGGAAAGAAGCCCAAAATCGTACCTACCAGGATTTACTTAAAAATCCTAACGACGAATATAATTTTGAACAATTAGCTCGGTCAGAATTAGTAAAAGTAAATTTAGACGGTACTTCAGAGAAATGGATGGACGCTAAAATGTACAACAGCGTTTCATTCTCTCCAAACGGAGAATATGTGATGGTGAATCACCTCAAAAAGCCTTTTTCTTATTTGGTTCCCTATTACAGGTTCCCTTCAGAAACAAATATTTACTCCATTGATGGAGATTTGGTAAACCAGGTAAACGATGAGCCTTTATTGGAAGATCTACCCAAAGGTTTTATGTCTACTCAAACAGGTAGAAGAAATGT includes:
- a CDS encoding fasciclin domain-containing protein; amino-acid sequence: MRNLKLLGIFCFLFIGGTLMAQNGSTMVGGAEMYPNKNIVENASQSNDHTTLVAAVKAAGLVETLQSEGPFTVFAPTNAAFEKLPAGTVESLLKPENKEQLQAVLTYHVIAGDFGAKDVVAAIEEGDGKATFETVQGGKLYAMMEDGKVKLKDASGNVATVTTADVNQSNGVIHVIDTVVLPGK
- a CDS encoding putative signal transducing protein, with the protein product MSSDESYERVYTGSDTNVQYLQELFGKAGISSRVRNDFDSGLRAGFGGGLPGQVQLFVVKNHYDEALKIAKTTFPKDYKDE
- a CDS encoding 3-oxoacyl-ACP synthase III family protein, whose translation is MYQSKIAGVGSYVPENVVTNDDLAKIMDTSDEWIQERTGIKERRHIKKGDGNSTAIMGVKAAKIAIERAKIDKDDIDLIVFATLSPDYYFPGCGVQVQEMLDINTCPALDVRNQCSGFIYGLSTADQFIKTGMYKNVLVIGSENHSGGLDFTSRGRSVSVIFGDGAGAVVLTRSDHNGEGILSTHLHSEGKHALELSLKGPSTEHWVPEIIAENPQGDDIPYYPYMNGQFVFKNAIQRFSEVIMEGLKANGLEVKDIDMLIPHQANLRISQFVQQKFGLSDDQIFNNIQKYGNTTAASIPIALCEAWEKGKIKDEDVVVLAAFGSGFTWASAVISW